A genomic window from Pecten maximus chromosome 6, xPecMax1.1, whole genome shotgun sequence includes:
- the LOC117329854 gene encoding CCR4-NOT transcription complex subunit 7-like isoform X2 produces the protein MVKIRLVVTKYRYVAMDTEFPGVVARPIGEFRSTADYSYQLLRCNVDLLKIIQVGVTFQNELGETPEPVSTWQFNFKYNLTEDMYAQESIDLLQNSGIQFEKHINDGIDVNDFAELLMTSGIVLNEEIKWLSFHSGYDFGYLLKMLTDSKLPREESDFFEMLRIYFPNIYDVKYLMKSCKNLKGGLQEVAEQLEIERIGPQHQAGSDSLLTGAAFFKMREMFFEDNIDDVKYCGHLYGLGTSYVQNGAGYDSISLLHQNHTSVAATGSEETNSTTTNS, from the exons ATGGTAAAAATAAGACTAGTTGTCACCAAATACAGATATGTCGCAATG GACACCGAGTTTCCAGGTGTGGTTGCTCGACCTATTGGAGAGTTCCGGAGCACTGCAGATTACTCCTACCAGTTACTCCGCTGTAACGTGGATCTGCTAAAGATCATTCAAGTTGGAGTCACATTTCAAAACGAATTGGGTGAAACTCCAGAACCAGTATCGACATGGCAGTTCAACTTCAAATATAATCTGAC AGAGGACATGTATGCCCAGGAATCCATAGATCTGCTACAGAACTCGGGAATCCAATTTGAAAAGCACATAAATGACGGAATCGATGTCAACGACTTTGCAGAGCTTTTAATGACGTCTGGAATTGTTTTGAATGAGGAAATTAAATGGTTATCTTTCCACAG TGGGTATGACTTCGGTTATCTGCTGAAGATGTTGACAGACTCAAAGTTGCCAAGGGAAGAGTCGGACTTTTTCGAGATGCTACGTATATACTTCCCAAATATTTACGACGTCAAATATCTGATGAAGAGCTGTAAAAATCTCAAGGGAGGTCTCCAGGAGGTTGCTGAACAGCTAGAG ATTGAAAGGATAGGACCGCAGCACCAAGCTGGAAGTGATAGTTTATTAACGGGAGCAGCTTTCTTCAAAATGAGAGAG aTGTTCTTTGAAGATAACATAGACGATGTAAAGTATTGTGGCCATCTGTATGGACTTGGGACCTCGTATGTACAGAATGGTGCTGGCTATGATAGCATTAGTTTGCTCCATCAAAATCATACTAGTGTGGCAGCAACAGGGTCAGAAGAAACTAACTCCACGACGACGAACTCATAG
- the LOC117329854 gene encoding CCR4-NOT transcription complex subunit 7-like isoform X1, producing the protein MPSIAQTEYGIKDVWQNNLEEEFRKIRHVVTKYRYVAMDTEFPGVVARPIGEFRSTADYSYQLLRCNVDLLKIIQVGVTFQNELGETPEPVSTWQFNFKYNLTEDMYAQESIDLLQNSGIQFEKHINDGIDVNDFAELLMTSGIVLNEEIKWLSFHSGYDFGYLLKMLTDSKLPREESDFFEMLRIYFPNIYDVKYLMKSCKNLKGGLQEVAEQLEIERIGPQHQAGSDSLLTGAAFFKMREMFFEDNIDDVKYCGHLYGLGTSYVQNGAGYDSISLLHQNHTSVAATGSEETNSTTTNS; encoded by the exons ATGCCATCAATAGCACAAACAGAGTATGGTATCAAGGATGTGTGGCAAAACAATCTAGAAGAAGAGTTCAGAAAAATCAGACATGTCGTCACCAAATACAGATATGTCGCAATG GACACCGAGTTTCCAGGTGTGGTTGCTCGACCTATTGGAGAGTTCCGGAGCACTGCAGATTACTCCTACCAGTTACTCCGCTGTAACGTGGATCTGCTAAAGATCATTCAAGTTGGAGTCACATTTCAAAACGAATTGGGTGAAACTCCAGAACCAGTATCGACATGGCAGTTCAACTTCAAATATAATCTGAC AGAGGACATGTATGCCCAGGAATCCATAGATCTGCTACAGAACTCGGGAATCCAATTTGAAAAGCACATAAATGACGGAATCGATGTCAACGACTTTGCAGAGCTTTTAATGACGTCTGGAATTGTTTTGAATGAGGAAATTAAATGGTTATCTTTCCACAG TGGGTATGACTTCGGTTATCTGCTGAAGATGTTGACAGACTCAAAGTTGCCAAGGGAAGAGTCGGACTTTTTCGAGATGCTACGTATATACTTCCCAAATATTTACGACGTCAAATATCTGATGAAGAGCTGTAAAAATCTCAAGGGAGGTCTCCAGGAGGTTGCTGAACAGCTAGAG ATTGAAAGGATAGGACCGCAGCACCAAGCTGGAAGTGATAGTTTATTAACGGGAGCAGCTTTCTTCAAAATGAGAGAG aTGTTCTTTGAAGATAACATAGACGATGTAAAGTATTGTGGCCATCTGTATGGACTTGGGACCTCGTATGTACAGAATGGTGCTGGCTATGATAGCATTAGTTTGCTCCATCAAAATCATACTAGTGTGGCAGCAACAGGGTCAGAAGAAACTAACTCCACGACGACGAACTCATAG